The following proteins come from a genomic window of Echinimonas agarilytica:
- a CDS encoding putative bifunctional diguanylate cyclase/phosphodiesterase, producing the protein MTLAPVHNRFKRLKLAVKARVYRFLVSNSEHPNRFKVLFATAFIVPLTLLILDGYQVHQRLKTTSQTMLSERLPLLHHLNDAKAQLTLHHHELLAWYGGPKLSGGSRLKSIQNSLDEIIESVDDPKFDKLWNDIKTDVQRLRYASMSDTSTRTKPVDLLESISLQNAQISTLTEQKIIQVINTVESQEAQTLELLVAAQLRSVYLAVAILFMLYLAFLALRRYWRASRYFRHRAFHDRVTGLPNQSKLLLDLGRRRKGKLLLAAIELSNLDIYSAGQGYNTVEQIHVAFSEHLQSILNVLKFHSFQIYRSGKGVYLLSGSVSDETDVDITTDLIQQKVSRSIKTQVGDYHPKWKRGATLIDPSTTPEQALDQLYTALAEAGYKGQDSLQFFSPQMKSKRHRRLAIQQALTHAIQSNELTMHYQPQIDLKEKRIVGAEALLRWHNVELGHVNPAEFIPVAEQCGLIQQIGHWVTYNAIQQASFWYHNDRPIVIAINISPRQFEHPEFVGELKQMLKNEALPPEYIELEITEGVLMKNAQSGLAVLNKLKELGVKLAIDDFGMGYSSLSYLHRFPIDKLKIDRSFITELNQSQTDQAIAKVIIELGKQLNLKIIAEGVETEEQSYWLVNNGCQYAQGYLYGKPMLSDDLEPDITVNPLTRLPH; encoded by the coding sequence ATGACCCTAGCTCCTGTGCATAACCGCTTCAAACGATTGAAACTCGCTGTAAAAGCAAGAGTTTATCGTTTTTTGGTGTCTAATTCAGAACATCCAAACCGTTTCAAAGTTCTATTTGCCACTGCATTTATTGTGCCGCTAACATTACTCATATTAGATGGCTACCAAGTCCACCAACGTCTCAAAACCACCAGTCAGACTATGTTAAGTGAACGGCTGCCTTTACTGCATCACTTGAACGACGCTAAAGCGCAATTAACACTGCACCATCATGAACTATTGGCTTGGTATGGTGGCCCGAAACTATCGGGGGGCAGCCGATTAAAAAGCATTCAAAATTCACTCGACGAAATCATTGAAAGCGTGGACGATCCAAAATTTGATAAGTTGTGGAATGACATAAAAACCGATGTACAACGTTTGCGCTACGCTTCGATGTCTGACACGTCAACACGAACAAAACCGGTCGATTTACTCGAGAGTATTAGCCTGCAAAATGCACAAATATCAACGCTTACTGAACAAAAAATAATTCAAGTGATTAACACTGTCGAATCTCAAGAAGCACAAACATTAGAGCTTTTAGTAGCAGCACAGTTGCGTTCTGTGTATTTAGCTGTCGCTATACTATTCATGCTATATCTGGCATTTCTAGCACTACGCCGATATTGGAGAGCAAGTCGTTACTTCCGCCACAGAGCCTTCCATGACCGAGTTACTGGCTTACCCAATCAATCAAAATTATTGCTCGATTTAGGACGCCGAAGAAAAGGCAAGCTGCTGCTCGCTGCGATTGAATTGAGCAACCTAGATATTTACTCAGCAGGACAAGGCTACAATACTGTTGAGCAAATTCATGTCGCTTTTTCTGAGCATCTTCAAAGCATTCTAAACGTATTGAAATTTCATTCGTTTCAAATCTACCGAAGTGGTAAAGGTGTGTACTTACTATCAGGAAGTGTAAGTGATGAAACGGATGTTGATATCACCACTGATCTTATTCAACAAAAAGTTTCACGTTCAATTAAAACTCAAGTGGGAGACTACCATCCCAAATGGAAACGTGGCGCAACTTTAATTGACCCCAGCACAACGCCTGAACAAGCGTTGGATCAGCTCTATACCGCACTGGCTGAAGCGGGTTATAAGGGACAGGATTCGCTGCAGTTTTTCTCGCCACAAATGAAAAGTAAACGTCATCGACGATTAGCCATTCAACAGGCGCTTACGCATGCAATTCAGTCAAACGAATTGACAATGCACTATCAACCTCAAATTGATTTAAAAGAGAAAAGGATTGTAGGCGCAGAAGCATTGCTGCGTTGGCATAATGTGGAATTAGGGCACGTTAACCCAGCAGAGTTTATTCCCGTAGCAGAGCAATGTGGCTTAATACAACAGATTGGTCACTGGGTGACTTACAACGCTATTCAGCAAGCTTCTTTCTGGTACCACAATGACCGTCCTATCGTCATTGCCATTAACATCTCTCCTCGTCAATTTGAGCATCCAGAGTTCGTTGGTGAACTCAAACAAATGCTGAAAAATGAAGCACTACCACCCGAGTATATTGAGCTGGAGATCACCGAAGGTGTGTTAATGAAAAATGCTCAAAGCGGGCTTGCAGTATTAAACAAGCTCAAAGAGCTTGGCGTGAAACTCGCTATTGATGATTTTGGTATGGGGTATTCATCGTTGTCATATTTACACAGGTTCCCCATCGACAAACTCAAAATTGATCGAAGCTTCATTACCGAACTCAATCAAAGCCAAACCGACCAAGCAATTGCAAAAGTCATTATTGAATTGGGCAAGCAGCTCAATTTAAAGATTATTGCAGAAGGCGTGGAAACCGAAGAGCAATCTTATTGGCTAGTCAATAACGGCTGCCAATACGCACAAGGATATCTGTATGGTAAACCGATGCTCAGTGATGATTTAGAGCCAGATATTACAGTGAACCCACTCACTCGACTTCCCCATTAA
- the tyrA gene encoding bifunctional chorismate mutase/prephenate dehydrogenase — MPDSLNLDELRQQIDDTDQALLSLLKQRLALVHAVGEYKSEHGLPVYVPEREAEMLAKRRSEAEKMGIPPDLIEDVLRRAMRESYSSENDAGFKTIKPTAGDIVVVGGRGKLGALFVKMFRLSGYKVLVLGRDDWHRAEELVGNASLVVVSVPIDRTVETIERLPKLPADCTLADLTSVKQPAMKAMLASHNGPVVGLHPMFGPDIASFAKQVIIFCEGRSSEQYSWVLEQMKLWGSNLVESNGQEHDETMSLVQALRHFTSFAYGMHLQSENADLKRLLAFSSPIYRLELAMVGRLFAQDPELYVEIITAAPENVKMFKRYLSNFGEALELLEQGDSDAFVKRFREVSDWFGHFATQFQAESRDLLLAAHDRVTHDD; from the coding sequence ATGCCTGATTCTTTAAATTTGGATGAATTGCGTCAGCAAATTGATGACACTGACCAAGCGTTGCTATCTCTTCTGAAGCAGCGTCTCGCGCTAGTTCACGCTGTGGGCGAATACAAAAGCGAGCATGGCTTACCGGTCTATGTGCCTGAGCGTGAAGCTGAAATGCTAGCTAAGCGCCGTTCAGAAGCCGAGAAAATGGGGATTCCGCCAGACCTCATCGAAGATGTACTGCGCCGCGCAATGCGCGAGTCTTATAGCAGCGAGAACGATGCGGGCTTTAAAACTATTAAACCTACTGCCGGTGACATTGTTGTTGTTGGCGGACGCGGAAAACTCGGTGCGTTATTTGTAAAAATGTTCCGTTTGTCCGGCTATAAAGTGTTGGTGTTGGGGCGGGATGATTGGCATAGAGCTGAAGAGTTAGTCGGCAATGCCAGTTTGGTTGTGGTTTCGGTGCCTATTGATCGCACTGTAGAAACCATTGAGCGTTTACCTAAGTTACCGGCTGATTGCACATTGGCTGATTTAACCTCTGTGAAGCAACCTGCCATGAAGGCGATGTTAGCAAGCCACAACGGTCCTGTTGTGGGGTTGCACCCGATGTTCGGCCCCGATATTGCGAGCTTTGCAAAACAGGTCATTATCTTCTGTGAGGGTCGCAGCTCTGAACAATATAGCTGGGTGCTAGAGCAAATGAAGCTCTGGGGCAGTAACTTAGTCGAATCTAATGGCCAAGAACATGACGAAACCATGTCTTTGGTTCAAGCGCTTCGACATTTCACGAGCTTTGCTTATGGCATGCATTTGCAAAGCGAAAACGCTGATCTGAAACGTTTATTGGCGTTCAGTTCACCGATTTACCGTTTGGAGTTGGCAATGGTAGGGCGCTTGTTTGCGCAAGACCCAGAGCTCTATGTTGAAATCATTACCGCTGCGCCAGAAAACGTCAAAATGTTTAAGCGTTATTTGTCTAATTTTGGCGAAGCGCTGGAGTTACTAGAGCAGGGCGATAGTGACGCATTTGTGAAACGGTTCCGTGAAGTATCTGATTGGTTTGGCCATTTTGCGACTCAATTTCAGGCCGAAAGCCGTGACCTATTGTTAGCGGCTCACGACCGAGTGACGCATGACGACTGA
- a CDS encoding SelT/SelW/SelH family protein gives MTTEQSCIDSGHIVRVRYCTKCRWMMRAGWTAQELLTTFQEELCEVAIGPGRQGQFDVWCNDQLIWCRKREGGFPELKVLKQRIRDVIAPTKNLGHSDQSE, from the coding sequence ATGACGACTGAGCAAAGTTGCATAGACTCGGGCCACATCGTTCGGGTTCGCTACTGTACAAAATGCCGATGGATGATGCGCGCAGGTTGGACAGCCCAAGAGTTGCTCACAACGTTTCAAGAAGAATTATGTGAGGTGGCGATTGGGCCGGGTCGTCAAGGTCAATTTGATGTGTGGTGCAATGACCAATTAATTTGGTGCCGCAAACGCGAAGGTGGCTTTCCAGAGCTCAAAGTATTAAAACAGCGCATTCGAGATGTGATTGCACCCACTAAAAACTTGGGTCACTCTGATCAAAGTGAATAG
- the rplS gene encoding 50S ribosomal protein L19, which translates to MSNIIKQLEDEQLKTDVPGFAPGDTVVVQVRVKEGDRERLQAFEGVVISKRNRGLHSAFIVRKISNGEGVERTFQTHSPLIDSISVKRRGAVRRAKLYYLRERSGKSARIKEKLN; encoded by the coding sequence ATGAGTAATATTATTAAGCAGCTCGAAGACGAGCAATTAAAAACAGACGTCCCAGGCTTCGCGCCAGGCGACACTGTTGTTGTACAAGTAAGAGTTAAAGAAGGCGACCGCGAACGTCTACAGGCGTTTGAAGGTGTAGTGATTTCTAAGCGTAATCGCGGCCTGCACAGTGCTTTTATCGTTCGTAAAATCTCAAACGGCGAAGGCGTTGAGCGTACTTTCCAGACTCACAGCCCACTGATTGATAGCATCAGCGTTAAACGTCGCGGTGCAGTACGTCGTGCTAAGCTGTACTACCTGCGTGAACGTTCAGGTAAGTCTGCGCGTATCAAAGAAAAGCTCAACTAA
- a CDS encoding 3-deoxy-7-phosphoheptulonate synthase — MLKDTVNDIHIQSERVMMTPAQLKALYPASDTVLDSVIASRKVISDIIHHRDPRLLVICGPCSIHDEKAALEYAKRLRDLQVAYQDSLYIVMRVYFEKPRTTVGWKGYVNDPHMDGTFDVETGLKRGRSLLLKIAEMGLPMASEALDPISPQYLAELFSWSAIGARTTESQTHRELASGLSMPVGFKNGTDGSLSTALNALQAAASGHSFMGINTLGQVAVIKTEGNPDGHVILRGGKEPNYSDKHVAECEALLDKAGVVPSLMIDCSHGNSNKDYSRQPIVADDVLAQISNGNRSIIGIMLESHINEGNQPSNQKPEDMDYGVSITDACINWKKTAELLAKAHAQMLSAIPDRQIAAV; from the coding sequence ATTTTGAAGGACACTGTAAACGACATTCATATTCAATCTGAACGAGTCATGATGACTCCTGCTCAGCTCAAAGCACTTTACCCTGCTTCAGATACCGTGTTGGATTCCGTTATCGCATCGCGCAAAGTTATTTCTGACATTATTCATCATCGTGATCCACGCTTATTGGTGATCTGCGGCCCTTGTTCGATTCATGATGAAAAAGCGGCCTTAGAATACGCAAAGCGCCTTCGTGATCTACAGGTAGCATACCAAGACTCGTTATACATAGTGATGCGTGTCTACTTTGAGAAGCCCCGCACAACAGTGGGCTGGAAAGGCTACGTAAATGACCCTCATATGGATGGCACTTTTGATGTAGAAACGGGGCTGAAACGCGGCCGTAGTTTACTCTTGAAGATTGCGGAAATGGGATTACCTATGGCATCAGAGGCGCTGGATCCAATTAGCCCTCAATACTTAGCCGAACTATTCTCATGGTCAGCGATTGGCGCTCGAACCACTGAATCTCAAACTCACCGAGAATTAGCCAGTGGCTTGTCGATGCCAGTAGGGTTTAAAAATGGTACAGATGGAAGCTTGTCTACCGCACTGAATGCTTTGCAAGCCGCCGCGAGTGGCCATAGTTTCATGGGGATCAACACCCTAGGTCAGGTTGCAGTGATCAAGACCGAAGGTAACCCTGACGGCCATGTAATTTTGCGTGGTGGCAAAGAGCCAAATTATTCGGACAAACATGTAGCAGAGTGCGAAGCTCTCTTGGACAAAGCAGGCGTAGTACCGAGCTTAATGATTGACTGTAGTCATGGGAATTCAAACAAAGACTACTCGCGTCAGCCAATTGTGGCTGATGATGTATTGGCGCAAATCAGTAACGGCAATCGTTCAATTATTGGAATTATGCTTGAAAGCCACATTAATGAAGGTAATCAGCCTAGCAACCAAAAACCTGAAGATATGGACTACGGTGTTTCGATCACCGATGCTTGTATCAATTGGAAGAAAACAGCAGAGTTGCTAGCAAAAGCTCACGCGCAAATGTTGAGTGCGATCCCTGACCGCCAAATAGCAGCAGTGTGA
- the trmD gene encoding tRNA (guanosine(37)-N1)-methyltransferase TrmD, with protein MWFGVVSLFPDMFRSISEYGVTGRAIRNEIIELHCWNPRDFTHDKHSTVDDRPYGGGPGMLMMVQPLRDAIHAAKAEAGKGAKVVYLSPQGRKLDQQGVSELAQHDKLILVAGRYEGIDERLIKAEIDEEWSIGDYVLSGGELPAMTLIDAVSRFVPGVLGKQASAEQDSFTEGLLDCPHYTRPEVLDGMTVPSVLLSGNHEHIRRWRLQQALIRTYERRPDLIEGLALTDEQAKLLASYLEEKE; from the coding sequence ATGTGGTTTGGTGTAGTCAGTTTATTTCCGGATATGTTCCGGTCAATTTCTGAATACGGAGTAACTGGCCGAGCGATTCGCAATGAAATCATTGAACTTCATTGCTGGAACCCTCGTGATTTTACTCATGACAAACACAGCACAGTGGACGATCGCCCTTATGGTGGTGGTCCAGGAATGCTGATGATGGTTCAACCCTTACGTGATGCAATTCATGCAGCGAAAGCTGAAGCAGGTAAGGGGGCCAAAGTGGTGTATTTATCACCACAAGGGCGCAAATTAGATCAGCAAGGCGTGAGTGAGCTTGCTCAACACGACAAATTGATCTTGGTTGCCGGTCGCTATGAAGGCATTGATGAACGTCTTATTAAGGCGGAAATCGATGAAGAATGGTCGATTGGTGATTATGTGCTTAGTGGCGGCGAGTTGCCGGCAATGACTCTTATTGATGCAGTGTCTCGTTTCGTTCCAGGAGTTCTGGGCAAGCAGGCATCGGCAGAACAAGATTCATTTACCGAAGGCTTGTTGGATTGTCCTCATTATACTCGCCCAGAAGTGTTAGATGGGATGACGGTGCCCTCAGTTTTATTGAGTGGCAATCATGAACATATACGTCGTTGGCGTTTACAGCAGGCTCTTATTAGAACCTACGAAAGACGTCCCGACTTAATTGAAGGTCTAGCTCTGACTGACGAGCAAGCCAAGTTGCTTGCATCCTATCTCGAAGAGAAGGAATAG
- a CDS encoding AMP-dependent synthetase/ligase — protein MSDPMAHVHLIHQLWQRIDAQPSRPALRWQEANQWMSMNWLELGDQVCRCADAINLSHYIHKAHIGIFSRNMPQWTLADLAILAAGHASVPVYPTNTLEQTRYILKDAGVRVLFVGEIEQYHSALELLDEGTLDQIITFDVPRHEIDHPKAISFEDFCQLANAGYMNRTRAVTAKQSTDELLTLIYTSGTTGEPKGVMLDYANFGAAFEMHDQRIRVTEKDVSLAMLPLSHIFERAWHHYILYRGGEVVYIRDPQSVMDVIETVQPTCMCSVPRLYEKAYAMIHGRLEQASWFRKALFRWATQVGEAEFDAQVKGVQTGWIHRLKHKIADRLVLRKVRARFGGRTRLLPAGGARLADDVNCFFQAMGMNIIHGFGLSETTATVTCYPGPQFEMGSIGTPLDGIDVKIASDGEMLVKGPTVMRGYFNKPEATAEAFTEDGYFRTGDAGIRNEYGTLFFTERLKELMKTSNGKYIAPQRVEGAISKDPMIEQIAVIADARHFVSALIVPCYTSLEAYAIEKGIQFRAVSDLLDHEAIQDYVRQRIQAVQQELAKFEQVKQFTLLPQAFCMTRGEITPTQKLRRKVIESRFYQEIDAMYTSSPMAR, from the coding sequence GTGAGTGATCCAATGGCCCACGTCCATTTAATTCATCAACTGTGGCAGCGCATTGACGCGCAGCCAAGCCGACCCGCATTACGTTGGCAAGAAGCGAATCAATGGATGAGTATGAACTGGCTTGAATTAGGCGATCAAGTTTGCCGATGTGCAGATGCGATAAATCTAAGTCACTATATCCACAAAGCGCATATTGGGATCTTTTCTCGCAACATGCCTCAATGGACGTTGGCCGACTTAGCGATTTTAGCCGCGGGCCATGCATCGGTACCCGTTTATCCAACGAACACTTTAGAGCAAACACGCTATATCTTAAAGGATGCGGGTGTTCGCGTGTTGTTTGTGGGTGAAATAGAACAATACCATAGTGCGCTTGAGTTGCTTGACGAGGGCACACTCGACCAGATCATTACATTCGACGTGCCTCGCCACGAAATCGATCACCCCAAAGCCATTAGTTTTGAAGACTTTTGTCAATTGGCCAATGCCGGCTACATGAATCGCACGCGAGCCGTCACAGCAAAGCAATCCACTGATGAGCTACTGACCTTGATTTATACCTCTGGCACCACCGGAGAACCCAAAGGTGTGATGCTCGACTATGCAAACTTTGGTGCTGCATTTGAAATGCATGATCAGCGTATTCGCGTCACCGAAAAAGATGTGTCGTTGGCGATGTTGCCGTTAAGCCATATCTTTGAGCGAGCTTGGCATCACTATATATTGTATCGCGGTGGAGAAGTCGTTTATATACGAGATCCACAATCGGTGATGGATGTGATTGAAACCGTTCAACCGACTTGTATGTGTTCTGTACCTAGGCTTTATGAGAAGGCCTACGCCATGATTCATGGCCGCTTAGAGCAAGCATCATGGTTTAGAAAAGCGCTGTTTCGATGGGCGACCCAAGTTGGCGAAGCTGAATTTGATGCGCAAGTGAAAGGTGTTCAAACGGGGTGGATACACCGACTGAAACATAAAATTGCCGACCGCCTTGTGTTGCGTAAAGTGCGAGCTCGATTTGGAGGTAGAACTCGTTTGCTTCCTGCTGGTGGCGCGCGTTTAGCCGATGATGTGAATTGTTTCTTCCAAGCGATGGGAATGAATATTATCCACGGTTTTGGTTTGAGTGAAACCACAGCAACCGTAACTTGCTATCCGGGGCCTCAATTTGAAATGGGCTCCATTGGCACCCCGCTTGATGGTATTGACGTTAAAATAGCGAGTGATGGTGAAATGTTAGTTAAGGGGCCAACGGTAATGCGTGGTTACTTTAATAAACCTGAAGCCACCGCCGAAGCTTTTACCGAGGACGGCTATTTTCGAACAGGCGATGCGGGTATACGAAATGAGTATGGCACGCTGTTTTTTACCGAGCGCCTAAAAGAGTTGATGAAAACTTCCAATGGTAAATACATTGCGCCACAACGTGTGGAAGGGGCTATTTCCAAAGATCCAATGATTGAACAAATTGCTGTGATCGCAGATGCGAGGCACTTTGTTTCTGCATTGATTGTTCCCTGTTACACCTCGCTGGAAGCGTATGCCATTGAAAAAGGCATTCAGTTTCGAGCGGTATCCGATTTACTTGATCATGAAGCCATACAAGACTATGTGAGGCAGCGAATTCAAGCGGTGCAGCAAGAGCTGGCAAAATTTGAACAAGTCAAACAATTCACCTTGTTACCGCAAGCATTTTGTATGACTCGAGGAGAAATAACGCCCACTCAAAAGTTACGTAGAAAAGTAATTGAGTCGCGTTTCTACCAAGAGATTGATGCGATGTATACATCTTCTCCTATGGCACGCTAA
- the rimM gene encoding ribosome maturation factor RimM (Essential for efficient processing of 16S rRNA), giving the protein MAMSADTIVVGKIGTPYGIKGWVKIHSSTDSIENIFDYKPWLIQHGGSQLEMTIETWRWHNKGLVAKFDGIDDRNEAERLTNATITVHESVLPKLENEFYWRDLIGCEVITTKGYNLGKVEGLLETGSADVLRVKANPKDAFGQTERLIPYIDGQFVLDINMVDKQITVDWDPGF; this is encoded by the coding sequence GTGGCTATGTCCGCTGATACGATTGTTGTAGGGAAAATTGGTACTCCTTACGGCATCAAAGGTTGGGTGAAAATCCACTCTTCGACCGATTCGATTGAAAACATTTTCGACTACAAACCCTGGCTGATTCAGCACGGTGGTAGCCAATTGGAAATGACTATCGAAACTTGGCGCTGGCACAATAAGGGCCTAGTCGCAAAGTTTGATGGTATTGATGATCGCAATGAGGCAGAGCGCCTGACAAATGCAACAATTACGGTGCATGAGTCTGTTTTGCCTAAACTCGAAAACGAGTTTTATTGGCGTGACCTTATTGGTTGCGAAGTGATCACCACCAAAGGTTACAACTTGGGGAAAGTCGAAGGACTGCTAGAAACCGGCTCAGCAGATGTGCTGCGTGTGAAAGCAAATCCAAAAGATGCATTCGGTCAAACAGAAAGATTAATCCCCTACATTGACGGGCAATTTGTGTTGGACATTAACATGGTCGACAAACAAATTACCGTTGACTGGGACCCTGGCTTTTAA